One Turneriella parva DSM 21527 genomic region harbors:
- the pth gene encoding aminoacyl-tRNA hydrolase, with protein MALSNLKLVIGLGNPGDRYMNNRKNIGFKVVDVLANNTGIQIKTKKKKSLLGQGDFEGHDIVLLKPQTFMDLSGEAVLYIASFLRVQVANIIVVHDDITLKYGEVVVAQGPPEIPNIGVESIARGLKSDKFVRIRMGVGPVKIRGKEFPNPKENEIKAFMLSDFTLEENMKIIEVINDAEAALRSILTQDIKDVLARFKLGAKFSKNNA; from the coding sequence ATGGCGCTCTCGAATCTAAAACTTGTAATTGGTCTCGGCAACCCCGGCGACCGATACATGAATAATCGCAAGAACATCGGCTTTAAAGTTGTCGATGTTCTCGCGAACAACACCGGCATTCAGATTAAAACGAAGAAAAAAAAGTCGCTGCTCGGCCAGGGCGACTTCGAAGGCCATGACATCGTGCTCTTGAAGCCACAGACCTTCATGGATCTCTCAGGCGAAGCCGTGCTCTACATCGCTTCGTTTCTGCGGGTGCAGGTTGCCAATATCATCGTCGTGCATGACGACATCACGCTGAAATACGGCGAAGTTGTCGTTGCGCAGGGCCCGCCAGAAATACCGAACATCGGCGTCGAGTCGATCGCGCGCGGCCTTAAGTCTGACAAGTTTGTCCGCATTCGCATGGGCGTTGGCCCGGTCAAAATTCGCGGCAAAGAATTTCCGAACCCCAAAGAAAACGAAATCAAAGCCTTCATGCTCTCTGACTTCACCCTCGAAGAGAATATGAAAATCATCGAAGTCATCAACGACGCCGAAGCGGCGCTGCGTTCGATACTGACGCAAGATATCAAAGACGTACTCGCGCGCTTCAAACTCGGCGCAAAATTCTCCAAGAACAACGCCTGA